The genome window CGTCGTCGACCGGAGCCCGCTCGCGTCGACCACGTGGTCGACCGGGAGCCCGGTGACGGTGCGGCGGACCGACTCGGTCAGGTCGCTGAAGATGGCGAACGGCGGCGGCGCGCTGTGGGAGGTGTGGAGCGCGAGCACGGCGTCGAACCCCTCCAGCTCGGCGGCGAGCCGCGGCGCCAGCGCCCGCTCGTACTCCTCGCTGTCGGCGTCGCCCGGGAACGCCCGGTTCAGGTCCGCGTCCGTGTAGCGCGTCTCGGCCTCGATCGCCGGTTCGTTGGCGAGGATGAGCCTGACGAGCCCCTCGGGCTCCGCGTCGTCGCCGTTCCTCCCTCCGTCGACCCCGCCGCCGTCGGTCGGGTCGAGCGGTGAGAGTTCCGCCGCGAGCCGCTCTACGATCCGCACGCCGGCGGGCTCGTCGCCGTGGATCCCGCCGACGATCGCGACGCGAGCCGACCCCGCCGACTCGCGGTCGATCGTTTGCATACCGTCGGTACGTCGCGGTCCGCCAATAAACCGTCGCGATCCGCTCGCGGGGAGCCAGCGGCCGAGCCGCTTCGGGGGCGCGCGGCTCAGCGGTCGAACCGCTCCGCGAGCGCGGCCCGGTACCGCCGCGCCAGCCGTCGCGCGACGAAGCGATCGCGGGGGTCCACGCCCACGAGTCGGAGCGAGGCGGCGTACGCCGCGATTCCGACCGCACTCCCCGCGAGGACCGCCGAGGGTCCGGTCAGGAGCGAGCGGACGCCGTACATGACGGCCGCGGCGACGCCGCCCGCCGCGAGCGGGGTGAGGAAGGTCCGGTCGAACGGCCACAGCCCCTCGAAGTGACGGAGGAGGACGACCTGGATCCCGTTCTGGACCGCGATCGCGAGCGACGTGCCGAGCGCGGCGCCGACGAGCCCGTACCGGACGACGAACGCGTAGGTCAGCCCGACGTTGAGGACCGCGAGCAGCCAGTCGAGCGCCATCCGCGCGTACTGGTGGTCGGTCATCATCAGGAGCCAGCCGGTCGCGCCCACGGCGCTCCCGACGAAGACGCCGCCGAGGTAGACGACGAGCGGGAGGTAGCCGTCGACGTACGCCGCGCCGAACAGCCCGAGGATCTCCCGGCCGTACACCGCCAGCACGGCGAGGATCGGGACGACCGCGGTGACGATCTGTCGCGTGACGGAGCCGTACACCGCGTTGAGCGTCGCCGTCCGGTCGTTCGCGTACAGCTCCGAGGCGACCGGCGGGAGGAGTTGATTGAAGGATAAGAGGGGGATCCACGCGACCGCGATCACCACGAGGACGACGTTGTACACGCCCGCCGCGGTCGCCGTCAGCAGCGCACCGACGAGCAGCACGTCGACGCGGTTCTGGAACACCTTCCCGAGGCTGCTCATCGCCACCGGCGCCGCGTGGTCGTAGAAGCGGCGCGCCTCCGTGCGGGCACCCCGGAGCGTCGGCCGAACCCCCGTGACGGACGCGGAGAGGGGGACCGCGGCCGCGGCGAGGACCCCGGTCGCGGCGACGATCGCGCCGGCGACGCCGACGACGGAGTAGCCGAGCGCGAGCGCGCCGAGCGCGCCGACGAGCCTGACGCCCGGGCGCAACAGCTTGTTGAACAGGATCTCGCCGCGGGCCGACCCGACCGCGCGGAAGAGCGCGGACGCGACCATCACGACGCCGAGGAGGCCGACGAGCCCGCCGAACGCCCGCATCGTTCCCGCGAACGCCGGCTCCGTGACGGTGCGGGCGTTTATCGCCGGCGCCGCGAGCCAGACGCCGGCCGCGATCGCGACCCCGAACCCGAGCGTCGTCGCGTACGCGAGGCCGGCGACCGCGCCCTGTCGGTCCGGATCCGCCGCGTACTCCGGGAGGTAGCGCTGGATCGCGGGGACGCTGCCGAACGTCACGAGCCGCGAGCACAGCTGGGCGATCCGCCACGCCAGCGCGTACACGCCGTAGGCGGTCGGACCGAGCCCGCGGGTCAACGCGAACTCGGTCGCTGCGATCAGCGCGCGCTGGCCGGTGACCCCGCCCGAGGTGAGTACCGCGCCGTGCGCGATCGTCTCCAGCGCCTCGCGCTCGTCGTCCGGAATCGCGTCGCCCTTTCCGCCGGGACGTGCGTCGCGCTCGTCTTCTGAGCGCTCGTCGCGCTCGCGGCTCCCGGCGTCCGAGTCGCTGCCGTCCTCGTCGCGTTCGTGTTCCACAGTCTCCGTCGGTCGGTCGCGCCCCCGCCGAAAAAGCGGCCCGCTTCGCGGGCACC of Halorubrum trapanicum contains these proteins:
- a CDS encoding succinylglutamate desuccinylase/aspartoacylase family protein, which produces MQTIDRESAGSARVAIVGGIHGDEPAGVRIVERLAAELSPLDPTDGGGVDGGRNGDDAEPEGLVRLILANEPAIEAETRYTDADLNRAFPGDADSEEYERALAPRLAAELEGFDAVLALHTSHSAPPPFAIFSDLTESVRRTVTGLPVDHVVDASGLRSTTLDSTIPHTVSIEVGRQGSEAAVEFGHEACHAFLRVHDALADEPPTFSETVVVKGSEEVPKGGGEPRVHFANFEAIPEGAVFAEDDVYTHRVEEPGVVPILASERGYDDIFGMYGRVTGAVKPPGEGELRVYPRGDRDERRDSGAGGDDGENGSERSGRSN
- a CDS encoding lipopolysaccharide biosynthesis protein, translated to MEHERDEDGSDSDAGSRERDERSEDERDARPGGKGDAIPDDEREALETIAHGAVLTSGGVTGQRALIAATEFALTRGLGPTAYGVYALAWRIAQLCSRLVTFGSVPAIQRYLPEYAADPDRQGAVAGLAYATTLGFGVAIAAGVWLAAPAINARTVTEPAFAGTMRAFGGLVGLLGVVMVASALFRAVGSARGEILFNKLLRPGVRLVGALGALALGYSVVGVAGAIVAATGVLAAAAVPLSASVTGVRPTLRGARTEARRFYDHAAPVAMSSLGKVFQNRVDVLLVGALLTATAAGVYNVVLVVIAVAWIPLLSFNQLLPPVASELYANDRTATLNAVYGSVTRQIVTAVVPILAVLAVYGREILGLFGAAYVDGYLPLVVYLGGVFVGSAVGATGWLLMMTDHQYARMALDWLLAVLNVGLTYAFVVRYGLVGAALGTSLAIAVQNGIQVVLLRHFEGLWPFDRTFLTPLAAGGVAAAVMYGVRSLLTGPSAVLAGSAVGIAAYAASLRLVGVDPRDRFVARRLARRYRAALAERFDR